The following proteins are encoded in a genomic region of Ammospiza caudacuta isolate bAmmCau1 chromosome 3, bAmmCau1.pri, whole genome shotgun sequence:
- the RPS12 gene encoding small ribosomal subunit protein eS12, with protein sequence MAEEGITAGGVMDVNTALQEVLKTALIHDGLARGIREAAKALDKRQAHLCVLASNCDEPTYVKLVEALCAEHQINLIKVDDNKKLGEWVGLCKIDREGKPRKVVGCSCVVVKDYGKESQAKDVIEEYFKCKK encoded by the exons ATGGCCGAGGAAGG CATTACTGCTGGAGGTGTAATGGATGTTAACACCGCTCTGCAAGAAGTGCTGAAGACCGCACTTATCCACGATGGCCTTGCTCGCGGTATCCGTGAAGCAGCCAAAGCCTTGGACAA acgCCAAGCCCATCTCTGTGTTCTGGCTTCAAACTGTGATGAACCCACATATGTAAAGTTAGTTGAAGCGCTCTGTGCAGAACATCAGATCAACTTAATAAAG GTTGATGACAACAAGAAGCTCGGCGAATGGGTGGGTCTCTGCAAGATCGACCGAGAAGGAAAACCTCGCAAAGTGGTGGGCTGCAGTTGTGTGGTTGTCAAA GACTATGGCAAGGAATCTCAGGCCAAAGATGTCATCGAGGAGTACTTCAAGTGCAAGAAATGA